In Methanothermobacter tenebrarum, the sequence GACCCTGCCATTGAATGGTATTTGTCGATAGCCCCTCTCTGGGTGGTCTGGGTGCAGTGGCCTTTTGATCGTGGCTTTCAAGTCCTCTGGGAGGTTTCTGATCTTGAATGGTATGGGGTCTGAGACGAAGAAGTATCTGTCAGCAATCTCATCTACTATGTTTTTGTTCAGGCCATAAATCTTCTCCCAACTTAGGGTTGAATCAGCTATCTTGGCGCCGATTTCTATCATGGCTTCTCTTATGGCCTGGGCTTGTATTCCCCGCCTTTTTATGGCTCTTATTGTCCCGAGTCTTGGGTCGTCCCATCCCTTGTATGTTCCCTCTTGTATCCCCTTCCTTGTCTTGGATGTGCTAAGTTGTATGTTGTCCATGTGTAGTCGACCGTAGTGTATGAATGTTGGGGGCTCCCAGTTGAAGTGATTGTAGAGGTATTTTTGTTTTTCTGTGTTTGTTATATGGTCTTTTCCCCTGAGTACGTGTGTTATGCCTAGTAGGTGGTCGTCTATTGTTACCGCGAAGTTCATTGTAGGATATATGCGATATTTTCTGCCGGTGCGTGGATGGGCTTCTTCTACTATGCGGAGGCCTACCCAGTCCCTGATTGCAGGGTTCCTATGTTTGAGGTCTGTTTTCACTCTGAGGACCGCTTCTCCTTCTGACATTCCCCGCATTTTCTCCCAGCGTTTGAGGTTTTCCTCCTTTGGGAGGTTTCTGCACGGGCATGGTTTGGATTCGTCCTTTAATTTTTTGAATCTTTCCGGTTTACATGTGCAGATGTATCCTCCACCTTCCTGTAGTAGTTTTTTTGCATGGTCATAGTAGGTGGGGATTCTGTCGCTTTGTATTATGAGCTGGTCCCATTTTATCCCTAGCCATTCTAGGTCTTCTTGTATCATCTTGTAGGCTTGGGGGTCTACCCTGCGGGGGTCTGTGTCTTCCATGCGGAGTATTAGCTTTCCATTGTATTTTTTGGCGTATTCATGGTTTAGTATGGCTGCTCTTGCATGGCCTATATGCAGTGGACCGCTGGGGTTGGGCGCGAACCTCAGGATAACCTTTTCTTTGATGTTGGGTAGTGGTGGTAGTTCCTTCTTCTTTTTTTCAGCTCCCCTTTTTTCTTCTACTTTTATCCCTAGCCTTTTTAGTTCTTCTTCTTGTTCTCTGGGGGTTAGTTTGTTGACCTTTTCCACTATATTCTTTGTCTCCTCTAGGACTTTTTGGGCTTTTTTTCTGAGTTGTGGTTCGTTGCTCATAACCGCTCCTATCACTGCTTTTTCCATTGCCTTGCCCTTGTGTTTGACCGCGTTTATCAGGGCATATTTGTATATTATTTCTTCTAGGCCCATTATAGTCCCCGGGTTAATGTTTTCTCTCTATTATAAAGTCTGCTAGTTCTTCTAGGAGTTTTTTTGGCTGTGATTCTTCTAGTATTTTGAGTTTTTCCTTGGCCCTTTTTGTGTATTCTTGGGCTAGTCTGTGGGCGTATTCGATTGTTTCATATTTTTTGAAGATCTCTATGGCCTCATTAACGCCCTTCTGGTTTTTAGATTCTAGTATTCCTATCAGTTTTTCCCTGTCCTCTTTTGAGGCTTTTTCCAAGGTTTTCACTGTGAGTATTGTCATTTTTCCCTCTGCTATGTCGCTTCCTATGGGTTTTCCCAGGGTTTTTTCGTTTCCTGCTATGTCCAGGTAATCGTCGTGGATTTGGAATGCTAATCCTATCAGTTTCCCATATTCTCCTAATGCTTCGACTTCTTCGTGAGTGCCCCCACCCATTATCGCCCCCGATCTTGTAGCGGCTGATATTAGTGCTGCTGTCTTCTTGTATATCATCTCAAGGTATTCTTCTTCCTTGACTTTGAAGTTTCCTTCGAAGCCCATGTCCAGTGCCTGTCCTTCACATATTTTTATACAAGAGTCTGTGATGGTTGATAGTGCATTTGTAACGCGCTTGTATGATAGTTCATCGACCTTAGCCTTTAAGGCGCTTTCGAAGGCCTTGGAGAATAATATGTCACCTGCGAGTATTGCCATTGATTCCCCCCAGAGTACGTGGACTGCGGGTTGGCCTCTTCTCATCTCGTCCTTGTCCATGATATCATCATGTATTAGTGAGAATGTGTGTATTAGTTCTATGGCTGTTGCAACGTTTATCGCATCCTCTATTTCACCGCCTACGGCCTGGCAGCTGAGGAGGGCTAGTGTTGGTCTGATCTTCTTGCCCCCGGCACTTATAAGGTGCATTGATGCCCTGTATAGGCTCTCGGGTGTTATATCAGCTAATATTTCCTCTAGTTTTGGGTTTATGAGCTTGGAGTATTCTCCAAGTGTCTCCATTAGATCCAAATCATATCCCTCCATTGAAAACTTGGGCCTGTCCATTCCTTAGTATGTGGATGTCATTACCCAACCTGTAACCTTCTTCTTCTGCGAGTTCGGCATATGCTGATAGCATGTAAATGTCGCCGTGGGCTGGGATTACATGGACTGGGTTGAGCATCCTCAGGAAGTCCCTATGATCCTCCTTACCGGCATGCCCTGATACGTGGGCATTTGTATAAATCCTCGCCCCACTTGATATGAGTCTTTTCTCCATGAGGTTGCGGTTTGCTATATTCATTGGATTTGGTATGACTGGTGCGGATATGATGATGTTGTCTCCCCTTTTTACATTGAATTGTGTTTTGCCATTAGCTATCCTGGGTAGTAGGGCGTCTGGTTCGCCCTGGTGTCCTGTTGTCACGAGCAGGTAATTTTCTCTGTTGGCCTCCGCCCTTGCAAGGGCCCTGTTAACTGATTTGGGACTTCCGAATATGCTCGCATTTTCCGGCAGTTTCAGGATCCCCATGGATTCTGCTAGGCTGCAGTATCTTTCCATTGATCTTCCAAGTAGAAGTATTTGCCGGTTGCTCTTTTTTGCTATGTCACTTATAGCCTGTATACGTTCTATGTGTGATGAGAATGTGGTTACTATCATGGCGGATTTTTCTTCTAATGGTCTTTTCATCATATCCTCTAGTATTATCCTTGCAACCTTCTCAGATGGTGTTTTAACCTCCTCTGAGTCGGCTACTCTTGTCGTCTCCACTATTAATGCCAGCACGCCTTTACGTCCTAGTTCCTTTAGGCGATGGTAATCTGGTGGTGGTGATATTATCTGGTGGTCGTCGAATTTGAAATCCAAGCCATATACTATTATACCCTCTGGGGTGTGTAGGGCTGCTATTACTGACTGGGGTATGCTATGTGTAGCATTTATGAACTCCAGTGTCATGTCAGCTGATAGTTGGCATTTTTCACCAGCATTCAGAACCTCTAACCTATTGGGGACCTTGAATTTCCTCTCTGATTTTATTATGTGTTCTATTAGTGCTATCGTGTAGGGTGTCCCTATTATGGGTGCATTGTAACGGTGGGCTAGTTTGGCCACTCCACCGATATGGTCTAGGTGTCCGTGGGTGAATACTATTGCCCTTACTTTCCCGTTAACTTCCTTCATGAGTGTGTCATCTGGTATAACACCCCTTTCTATGAGGTCTAGGCTGTGCATTCTTGCAATGTCGGTATCCTCATGTACATGTACCCTGTCTAGGTGTATTCCCATGTCGAATATTACTATGTCGTCGTTTATTTTGACTGCTGACATGTTTTTCCCGACTTCTTCGTAGCCTCCGATGGCGATGATCTCCACGGTCAATATCGTTGCCTCCTCGCATATTTTGACGTGTTAAAGCCCCTTTCATGCAACCAAGTTCTTGTTTCGCCTTTTATCACTATTGGGGCTTTTTTAAGTTCTTCTATGTTCTGGGCGCCCACCAGGTACATTGCCACTTTCAGGGATTTGTTGAACCTCCTTATTACATTGACAACCTCCCTGTAGCCCTTCTGAGCCCCTTTAAGGACTGGTAGGGCTATCCCAACAGCATCAGCTCCTAGTGCTATGGCCTTGGCAGCGTCTAATCCGCTTCTTATCCCACCCGATGCTATCACGGGTATTTTAACCGTCTGCGCAACCTCCACAGTACTCGCGGCCGTGGGTATGCCCCAATCCCAGTACAATCTCCCAAGATGTTTTTCCTCGGCCCTATAGGTTTCAACGGCAGCCCAGCTGGTCCCACCAGCCCCTGCAACATCTATAGCTGCTACTCCAATCTCCTCTAATCTGAGGGCGTCCTCTGCACATATACCCGCACCGGTCTCCTTTACCATTACCGGCACTTTTATATTCTCCACTATCCTCTTGATAGAGTCTATCAGTCCACTGGAATTTATGTCACCCCCTGGTTGTATAGACTCCTGGAGGGGGTTTAAGTGGATTGCCAGGGCGTCCGCGTCTATCATATCCACTGCAGCCTCTGCATATTCTAGCTGGGGCGCTCCAATATTCCCTATCAGGAGTGTTGTTGGCGCTTCCTCCCTTGCAATAGTATAAGTGGCCTCCAGTGAAGGATCCTCTATACCCGCCCTTTGGCTTCCAACCCCCAATCCTATACCAAGTTCTTCAGCCGCCCTTGCAAGTGCCCTGTTTATATTGTAGGCCAGAGGATGGCCCCCTGTTATGGCTGTTATCATTATGGGTGATTTCAGTTCTTTTCCGAGTAATTTTATGCTCAAATCAATCTCCTCAGAGTCGACCTGGGTTAATGCATTGTGTACGAGTTCCACATCCTTGAATCCTGTATCTTTCTTGTATTCTACATCATAGTGTGT encodes:
- a CDS encoding RNase J family beta-CASP ribonuclease, whose amino-acid sequence is MTVEIIAIGGYEEVGKNMSAVKINDDIVIFDMGIHLDRVHVHEDTDIARMHSLDLIERGVIPDDTLMKEVNGKVRAIVFTHGHLDHIGGVAKLAHRYNAPIIGTPYTIALIEHIIKSERKFKVPNRLEVLNAGEKCQLSADMTLEFINATHSIPQSVIAALHTPEGIIVYGLDFKFDDHQIISPPPDYHRLKELGRKGVLALIVETTRVADSEEVKTPSEKVARIILEDMMKRPLEEKSAMIVTTFSSHIERIQAISDIAKKSNRQILLLGRSMERYCSLAESMGILKLPENASIFGSPKSVNRALARAEANRENYLLVTTGHQGEPDALLPRIANGKTQFNVKRGDNIIISAPVIPNPMNIANRNLMEKRLISSGARIYTNAHVSGHAGKEDHRDFLRMLNPVHVIPAHGDIYMLSAYAELAEEEGYRLGNDIHILRNGQAQVFNGGI
- the fni gene encoding type 2 isopentenyl-diphosphate Delta-isomerase; amino-acid sequence: MISDRKLEHILLCTHYDVEYKKDTGFKDVELVHNALTQVDSEEIDLSIKLLGKELKSPIMITAITGGHPLAYNINRALARAAEELGIGLGVGSQRAGIEDPSLEATYTIAREEAPTTLLIGNIGAPQLEYAEAAVDMIDADALAIHLNPLQESIQPGGDINSSGLIDSIKRIVENIKVPVMVKETGAGICAEDALRLEEIGVAAIDVAGAGGTSWAAVETYRAEEKHLGRLYWDWGIPTAASTVEVAQTVKIPVIASGGIRSGLDAAKAIALGADAVGIALPVLKGAQKGYREVVNVIRRFNKSLKVAMYLVGAQNIEELKKAPIVIKGETRTWLHERGFNTSKYARRQRY
- a CDS encoding glutamate--tRNA ligase, which encodes MGLEEIIYKYALINAVKHKGKAMEKAVIGAVMSNEPQLRKKAQKVLEETKNIVEKVNKLTPREQEEELKRLGIKVEEKRGAEKKKKELPPLPNIKEKVILRFAPNPSGPLHIGHARAAILNHEYAKKYNGKLILRMEDTDPRRVDPQAYKMIQEDLEWLGIKWDQLIIQSDRIPTYYDHAKKLLQEGGGYICTCKPERFKKLKDESKPCPCRNLPKEENLKRWEKMRGMSEGEAVLRVKTDLKHRNPAIRDWVGLRIVEEAHPRTGRKYRIYPTMNFAVTIDDHLLGITHVLRGKDHITNTEKQKYLYNHFNWEPPTFIHYGRLHMDNIQLSTSKTRKGIQEGTYKGWDDPRLGTIRAIKRRGIQAQAIREAMIEIGAKIADSTLSWEKIYGLNKNIVDEIADRYFFVSDPIPFKIRNLPEDLKATIKRPLHPDHPERGYRQIPFNGRVYIQKEDLKGAKLLRLVDAVNVKIKNKDLEYHSSSLKEARRHNARIIHWVPIEGSIPANVIMPSTKIIEGLIEPDAKKLKTDQLVQLERFGFARVDKTNKKIIFYYTHK
- the idsA gene encoding short chain isoprenyl diphosphate synthase IdsA; this translates as METLGEYSKLINPKLEEILADITPESLYRASMHLISAGGKKIRPTLALLSCQAVGGEIEDAINVATAIELIHTFSLIHDDIMDKDEMRRGQPAVHVLWGESMAILAGDILFSKAFESALKAKVDELSYKRVTNALSTITDSCIKICEGQALDMGFEGNFKVKEEEYLEMIYKKTAALISAATRSGAIMGGGTHEEVEALGEYGKLIGLAFQIHDDYLDIAGNEKTLGKPIGSDIAEGKMTILTVKTLEKASKEDREKLIGILESKNQKGVNEAIEIFKKYETIEYAHRLAQEYTKRAKEKLKILEESQPKKLLEELADFIIERKH